A single genomic interval of Mangifera indica cultivar Alphonso chromosome 5, CATAS_Mindica_2.1, whole genome shotgun sequence harbors:
- the LOC123215601 gene encoding secoisolariciresinol dehydrogenase-like: MATTSVLTAITRRLEGKVAMITGGASGIGECTAKLFANHGAKVIIADVQDQLGYSVVDAIGSSNSSYVHCDITDESQIKNAIDQTVSTHGKLDIMLNNAGISGENNPHIINSTKANFERVLSVNVTGVFLGIKHAARVMIPARSGSIISTASINSQVGGIASHAYCSSKHAVLGLTRNAAVELGQFGIRVNCLSPYALATPMATKFFRHGDEELENLTHSLGVLKDVKLKAEDVANAALYLASDEAKYVSGHNLFIDGAFSIVNGSSAMLQNPDS, translated from the exons ATGGCAACCACATCCGTTCTCACTGCAATCACAAGAAG ACTAGAGGGAAAAGTGGCAATGATCACAGGAGGAGCCAGTGGCATTGGTGAATGCACAGCAAAACTCTTCGCAAACCATGGAGCCAAAGTTATAATCGCCGATGTCCAAGACCAACTTGGTTATTCAGTAGTCGACGCCATCGGCTCATCAAACTCTTCCTATGTCCATTGTGACATAACCGATGAATCCCAAATAAAAAATGCCATTGATCAAACCGTCTCAACTCACGGAAAGCTCGACATAATGCTCAACAATGCTGGCATTTCCGGTGAGAATAATCCACACATAATCAACAGCACAAAGGCGAATTTTGAGCGAGTTCTTAGCGTAAATGTCACCGGAGTTTTTCTCGGCATCAAGCATGCAGCACGTGTCATGATTCCAGCTCGCAGTGGAAGCATAATTTCAACAGCCAGCATAAACTCACAGGTTGGCGGCATTGCTTCGCATGCGTATTGTTCTTCAAAACACGCTGTGTTGGGGTTAACGAGAAATGCTGCTGTTGAGCTTGGACAATTTGGCATTAGAGTGAATTGTTTGTCGCCTTATGCTCTTGCAACGCCTATGGCCACAAAATTTTTCAGGCATGGCGATGAGGAGCTTGAGAATTTGACGCATTCGCTTGGTGTGTTGAAAGATGTGAAACTTAAAGCAGAAGATGTTGCAAATGCAGCTCTTTATTTAGCAAGTGATGAGGCCAAGTACGTGAGTGGACATAATCTTTTTATAGACGGGGCTTTTTCTATTGTTAATGGGTCATCAGCGATGCTTCAGAATCCCGATTCTTGA
- the LOC123215602 gene encoding WAT1-related protein At3g28050-like, which translates to MALCSRRAVLPFLGMVTVIFIQVSNMEVIKAAISKGTDKYVLIVYSQILCTLIFVLCSLIFHRSECPPMSFSILCKLLLLSVSGVLAQICAFVGIQYSSPMLSTALLNLIPAFTFLLAVIFRMEKVKWMSTSSQAKSLGTIVSIAGAFVVTFYRGPPIIKKFSHLSVLSLDSFLSPQYSSWILGGIFLAADAFLISAWYILQAITFRRFPSVLIIVAYQSFFTAIMSTLLSLILVKDPNAWKLGLDIGLIAIFYSAIIGSGLRVCLVTWCLSSIGPLYVSMFKPLAIVFSIVMDIIFLGEPLCLGSLIGAVIIVTGFYFVKWGNLIEENTIEDREVESSILSSQKVPLLKNKTENI; encoded by the exons ATGGCGCTGTGTAGTAGAAGAGCAGTGTTGCCTTTTCTGGGAATGGTGACTgttatttttattcaagttagCAATATGGAAGTCATCAAGGCTGCCATCTCTAAGGGAACTGACAAATATGTCCTCATCGTCTATTCTCAGATCCTCTGCACTCtcatttttgttctttgttCCCTCATATTTCACAG ATCAGAGTGTCCTCCAATGTCCTTCTCCATTCTCTGCAAATTATTATTGCTTTCAGTTTCTGG AGTGTTGGCACAGATATGCGCATTTGTTGGCATACAGTACAGCTCTCCTATGCTCAGCACCGCATTGCTAAACCTGATTCCGGCTTTTACCTTCCTGCTTGCTGTCATTTTCAG GATGGAAAAAGTAAAATGGATGAGCACAAGTAGCCAAGCTAAGTCCTTAGGAACCATTGTGTCGATAGCCGGAGCATTTGTTGTTACATTCTACAGGGGCCCTCCGATTATAAAGAAATTTTCTCATCTCTCTGTCTTATCTCTTGATTCATTTCTTTCACCACAATATTCAAGCTGGATCCTAGGAGGAATTTTCCTAGCGGCTGATGCTTTTCTGATTTCAGCATGGTACATTTTACAG GCCATAACTTTCAGAAGGTTCCCATCAGTGCTAATCATTGTGGCTTACCAATCCTTCTTTACTGCCATTATGTCTACACTACTTTCTTTGATTCTTGTTAAGGACCCGAATGCTTGGAAGCTAGGACTTGACATAGGACTGATTGCCATCTTTTACTCG GCGATAATTGGGTCAGGGCTTCGAGTGTGTTTAGTGACATGGTGCCTGTCAAGCATTGGACCTCTCTATGTCTCAATGTTCAAGCCCTTGGCCATTGTGTTTTCCATTGTCATGGATATCATCTTCCTCGGAGAGCCTCTTTGTCTTGGAAG CTTGATTGGAGCAGTAATAATTGTAACAGGATTTTATTTTGTCAAGTGGGGAAACCTTATAGAAGAAAATACAATCGAGGACAGGGAGGTGGAGAGTTCCATTTTATCCAGCCAAAAGGTACCGCTCCTGAAAAACAAGAcggaaaatatttaa
- the LOC123215600 gene encoding secoisolariciresinol dehydrogenase-like isoform X1, which translates to MLFSLNHKSDIHRSTFEGLLLWKMATTSVLTAITRRLEGKVAMVTGGASGIGECTAKLFANHGAKVVIADIQDQLGHSVVDAIGTSNSSYVHCDVTDESQIKNAIDQTVSTHGKLDIMFNNAGILGENKPSIIDSTKADFERVLRVNVTGVFLGIKHAARVMIPACSGSIISTASIFSQIGGIASHGYCSSKHAVLGLTRNGAVELGQFGIRVNCLSAYAVATPMTRKFFGLGYEEIESLTHSHGVLKGVKLKAEHVANAALYLASDEAKYVSGHNLFIDGAFSVVNGSFGKLQNPDS; encoded by the exons ATGCTGTTCTCTTTAAATCATAAATCAGACATACACCGATCAACTTTTGAAGGTCTCCTCCTCTGGAAGATGGCAACCACATCCGTTCTCACTGCAATCACAAGAAG ACTAGAGGGGAAAGTGGCAATGGTCACAGGAGGAGCCAGTGGCATTGGTGAATGCACAGCAAAACTCTTCGCAAACCATGGAGCTAAAGTTGTAATCGCCGATATCCAAGACCAACTTGGCCATTCAGTAGTCGACGCCATCGGCACATCAAACTCTTCCTATGTCCATTGCGATGTAACTGATGAATCCCAAATAAAAAATGCCATTGACCAAACCGTTTCAACTCACGGCAAGCTCGACATAATGTTCAACAACGCTGGCATTCTCGGTGAGAACAAGCCAAGCATAATTGACAGCACAAAGGCCGATTTTGAGCGAGTTCTTAGAGTAAATGTCACCGGAGTTTTCCTCGGCATCAAGCATGCAGCACGTGTTATGATTCCAGCTTGCAGTGGAAGCATAATTTCAACAGCCAGCATATTCTCACAAATTGGCGGCATTGCCTCGCATGGGTATTGTTCTTCAAAACATGCCGTGTTGGGGTTAACAAGAAATGGTGCTGTTGAGCTTGGACAATTTGGCATTAGAGTGAATTGTTTGTCAGCTTACGCTGTTGCAACGCCTATGACCAGAAAATTTTTCGGGCTTGGCTATGaggagattgagagtttgacgCATTCGCATGGTGTGTTGAAAGGTGTGAAACTTAAAGCAGAACATGTTGCAAATGCAGCTCTATATTTAGCAAGTGATGAGGCCAAGTACGTGAGTGGACATAATCTTTTTATAGACGGGGCTTTTTCTGTTGTTAATGGGTCATTTGGGAAGCTTCAGAATCCCGATTCTTGA
- the LOC123217460 gene encoding WAT1-related protein At4g15540-like, whose product MELCNSRVLIPSLGMVTVILTQVSDMEVIKAAMSKGLNKYVIIVYVNALCTILFLLCSLLIYSTSERPPLNSSILCKLFLLSVIGISAQIFGFVGLQYSSPTLGTAMLNLTPAFTFILAITFRIEKVNWRSKSSQAKSLGAVVSIAGAFVVTLYRGPPIIIKTVSGSFSPLQSLSPQSSWILGGIFLAAEAFLHSAWYNLQASILKKFPSVLIIMFYHFFFRTILSMAYSLIVVTDLTAWKLRPDMAALAILYSAVVGTGFRLGLMTWCLSRTGPLYVSMFKPLGILFSVVMDIVFLGDPLRLGSLIGALIIVTGFYAVMWGKLKEENTIEGYEIENFKASHEKVPLICNHGCTQESDTGV is encoded by the exons ATGGAGCTATGTAATAGCAGAGTTCTGATACCCAGTCTGGGAATGGTGACTGTGATTTTGACTCAAGTTAGCGACATGGAAGTAATCAAAGCGGCTATGTCTAAGGGGCTTAACAAATATGTCATAATTGTCTATGTAAATGCCCTCTGCACTATCCTCTTTCTTCTCTGTTCCCTTCTAATTTACAG CACATCAGAGCGTCCTCCACTCAACTCTTCCATTCTCTGCAAATTGTTTTTGCTTTCTGTGATTGG AATTTCAGCACAGATTTTCGGATTTGTTGGTTTACAATACAGCTCTCCTACGCTAGGCACCGCCATGCTCAACCTCACTCCAGCCTTTACCTTCATACTTGCTATCACTTTCAG GATAGAAAAGGTAAATTGGAGAAGCAAAAGCAGCCAAGCTAAGTCTTTGGGAGCTGTAGTGTCAATAGCAGGGGCATTTGTTGTAACATTGTATAGAGGCCCGCCCATAATAATAAAGACGGTTTCTGGCTCTTTTTCACCACTTCAATCTCTTTCCCCCCAATCAAGCTGGATTTTAGGAGGAATTTTCCTGGCGGCTGAAGCTTTTCTCCATTCAGCATGGTATAATTTACAG GCATCAATCCTGAAAAAGTTCCCATCAGTGTTAATCATAATGTTTTACCATTTCTTCTTCCGTACTATTCTATCCATGGCATATTCTCTGATTGTAGTTACAGACTTAACTGCATGGAAGCTCAGACCTGATATGGCAGCTCTCGCTATTTTATACTCA GCAGTTGTTGGGACTGGGTTTCGATTGGGTTTAATGACATGGTGCCTTTCAAGGACTGGACCTCTCTATGTCTCAATGTTCAAGCCCTTGGGAATTCTCTTTTCTGTTGTCATGGATATCGTCTTCCTGGGAGACCCTCTTCGCCTTGGGAG TTTGATTGGAGCACTGATAATTGTTACGGGATTTTATGCTGTGATGTGGGGAAAGCTTAAAGAAGAAAACACAATTGAAGGATACGAGATTGAGAATTTCAAAGCATCCCATGAAAAGGTCCCTTTAATTTGCAACCATGGATGTACCCAAGAATCTGATACTGGGGTCTAG
- the LOC123215426 gene encoding WAT1-related protein At3g28050-like isoform X1 — protein sequence MWSPSVTQVMVTLEVLDVGLNTVTKAAMSGGLSHFVLVVYSNILAIFFLLPCSFIFYSRKSSRPQLTRHIVYRIFILGLVSCCGQMFNYIGIEYSSPTLASAMIDLTPGFTFLLAVISRMENLDLRVQSSQAKSIGTLVLITGALIVTLYKGLPITVVPSTKKLLKGFILSSQSHWALGGFFLAVHSVVLALYYIIQAWIIRDYPAELMVTLICCIFVTILSATVSLVAEKDANAWKLGPNIDLMAIGYSAAFAVSLRSALHTWAIKKKGPVYVSMFKPLGMVIAIVSGVTLLGDTLYLGSLVGAATIALGFYAVIWGQAQEKLRVDDNGIGSFKSSSQKVPLLQNMTCKYRTFA from the exons ATGTGGAGTCCAAGTGTAACACAAGTTATGGTGACGTTAGAGGTTCTGGATGTGGGTTTAAACACAGTAACTAAGGCAGCCATGAGCGGTGGCCTGAGTCACTTTGTCCTTGTTGTCTACTCTAATATCCTTGCCATCTTCTTCCTACTTCCTTGTTCCTTCATCTTCTATAG CAGAAAAAGTAGTCGTCCCCAGCTTACGCGGCACATAGTCTATAGAATCTTCATCCTCGGCCTGGTCAG TTGCTGCGGGCAGATGTTTAATTATATTGGGATAGAGTATAGCTCTCCGACTTTGGCCTCAGCTATGATCGATTTAACACCTGGCTTTACCTTCTTACTTGCAGTAATCTCCAg GATGGAAAACCTGGACTTAAGAGTTCAAAGCAGTCAAGCCAAGTCCATTGGAACCTTGGTATTAATTACAGGGGCGCTAATTGTGACTCTATACAAAGGTTTGCCCATTACAGTTGTTCCATCAACAAAAAAGTTACTTAAGGGATTTATTCTGTCGTCTCAATCACATTGGGCTCTGGGAGGCTTTTTTCTAGCTGTTCACAGTGTTGTTCTGGCATTGTATTACATTATCCAG GCATGGATTATTAGGGACTACCCTGCAGAGCTTATGGTGACACTTATTTGCTGCATCTTTGTGACCATTCTGTCTGCTACAGTCTCCCTGGTAGCAGAGAAAGATGCAAACGCTTGGAAACTGGGGCCTAACATCGATTTGATGGCAATTGGGTATTCG GCAGCTTTTGCGGTATCACTTCGATCTGCACTTCATACATGGGCAATAAAGAAGAAGGGGCCTGTCTATGTTTCCATGTTTAAGCCACTCGGAATGGTCATTGCGATTGTCTCTGGGGTTACATTACTGGGGGATACCCTTTATCTTGGCAG TTTGGTTGGAGCAGCCACTATAGCTCTTGGCTTTTATGCTGTGATCTGGGGTCAAGCACAAGAGAAGCTGAGGGTGGATGACAATGGAATTGGTAGCTTCAAGTCATCCTCTCAGAAAGTTCCTCTTCTGCAAAATATGACATGCAAATATAGAACTTTTGCATGA
- the LOC123215600 gene encoding secoisolariciresinol dehydrogenase-like isoform X2, translated as MVTGGASGIGECTAKLFANHGAKVVIADIQDQLGHSVVDAIGTSNSSYVHCDVTDESQIKNAIDQTVSTHGKLDIMFNNAGILGENKPSIIDSTKADFERVLRVNVTGVFLGIKHAARVMIPACSGSIISTASIFSQIGGIASHGYCSSKHAVLGLTRNGAVELGQFGIRVNCLSAYAVATPMTRKFFGLGYEEIESLTHSHGVLKGVKLKAEHVANAALYLASDEAKYVSGHNLFIDGAFSVVNGSFGKLQNPDS; from the coding sequence ATGGTCACAGGAGGAGCCAGTGGCATTGGTGAATGCACAGCAAAACTCTTCGCAAACCATGGAGCTAAAGTTGTAATCGCCGATATCCAAGACCAACTTGGCCATTCAGTAGTCGACGCCATCGGCACATCAAACTCTTCCTATGTCCATTGCGATGTAACTGATGAATCCCAAATAAAAAATGCCATTGACCAAACCGTTTCAACTCACGGCAAGCTCGACATAATGTTCAACAACGCTGGCATTCTCGGTGAGAACAAGCCAAGCATAATTGACAGCACAAAGGCCGATTTTGAGCGAGTTCTTAGAGTAAATGTCACCGGAGTTTTCCTCGGCATCAAGCATGCAGCACGTGTTATGATTCCAGCTTGCAGTGGAAGCATAATTTCAACAGCCAGCATATTCTCACAAATTGGCGGCATTGCCTCGCATGGGTATTGTTCTTCAAAACATGCCGTGTTGGGGTTAACAAGAAATGGTGCTGTTGAGCTTGGACAATTTGGCATTAGAGTGAATTGTTTGTCAGCTTACGCTGTTGCAACGCCTATGACCAGAAAATTTTTCGGGCTTGGCTATGaggagattgagagtttgacgCATTCGCATGGTGTGTTGAAAGGTGTGAAACTTAAAGCAGAACATGTTGCAAATGCAGCTCTATATTTAGCAAGTGATGAGGCCAAGTACGTGAGTGGACATAATCTTTTTATAGACGGGGCTTTTTCTGTTGTTAATGGGTCATTTGGGAAGCTTCAGAATCCCGATTCTTGA
- the LOC123215598 gene encoding WAT1-related protein At3g28050-like isoform X1: MMGKIDVAVVVGMVMAECAQVGLMIAGKAAMSDGMTSFVFVFYSNALASLILLPSSFLFHRSQLRPHLTLSLLGGFFLLGFLGTFAQFFGYVGIYYSSPTLGTAMLNLIPGFTFVLAVVFRMEKLDWRNSSGLAKSIGTVVLITGAFTLTYYKGPPLPLTPSTSNSSLKLFLQQSNWVIGGLLLLVDCFFASTWLIVQASILKKFPAELILVFFYCFFVAIQSAILCLFVDRNPSSWSLKSHIRLIAVLYSGIFGSTFQVGISTWCLHQTGPVFVAMFKPLGIVIAAAVGVIFAGDTLYLGSFIGGAVIVIGFYTVMWGKAKEEYVDTGVRSYDSQKSPLLQIDTEET; this comes from the exons ATGATGGGTAAGATTGATGTTGCAGTAGTTGTGGGAATGGTGATGGCAGAGTGTGCTCAAGTTGGTTTAATGATAGCAGGAAAAGCCGCCATGTCTGATGGAATGACcagttttgtctttgttttttaCTCCAACGCACTTGCCTCTCTCATtctccttccttcttccttTCTCTTCCACAG ATCACAGCTACGTCCTCACCTTACTTTATCCCTCCTCGGCGGCTTCTTCCTGCTCGGCTTTCTTGG tACTTTTGCTCAGTTTTTTGGGTATGTTGGAATTTACTATAGCTCACCTACCCTTGGCACGGCTATGCTTAATCTTATCCCAGGTTTTACCTTCGTGCTTGCGGTTGTTTTCAG GATGGAAAAATTAGATTGGAGAAACTCCAGCGGCCTAGCTAAATCAATTGGGACAGTAGTGTTAATTACAGGGGCATTTACCCTGACTTACTACAAGGGGCCGCCACTCCCGTTGACTCCCTCAACCTCAaactcttcccttaaacttttCTTGCAACAATCAAACTGGGTTATTGGAGGATTGCTCCTTCTTGTTGATTGTTTTTTTGCTTCAACATGGCTCATCGTACAG GCATCAATCTTGAAGAAATTCCCGGCTGAGCTGATTCTTGTCTTTTTTTACTGCTTCTTTGTGGCCATTCAATCTGCAATACTCTGTTTGTTTGTTGATAGAAACCCTAGTTCTTGGAGCTTAAAAAGTCATATAAGATTGATTGCTGTCCTATACTCG GGTATTTTTGGTTCTACATTCCAAGTTGGCATCTCTACCTGGTGCCTCCACCAGACTGGGCCTGTATTTGTTGCTATGTTCAAGCCCCTAGGTATTGTGATTGCAGCTGCTGTGGGTGTCATTTTCGCAGGAGATACTTTATATCTTGGAAG TTTTATTGGAGGAGCTGTAATTGTCATTGGTTTTTATACCGTGATGTGGGGAAAAGCCAAAGAAGAATATGTGGATACTGGTGTAAGAAGCTATGACTCCCAAAAGTCTCCTCTGTTGCAAATTGATACTGAAGAGACGTGA
- the LOC123215598 gene encoding WAT1-related protein At3g28050-like isoform X2, with amino-acid sequence MMGKIDVAVVVGMVMAECAQVGLMIAGKAAMSDGMTSFVFVFYSNALASLILLPSSFLFHRSQLRPHLTLSLLGGFFLLGFLGMEKLDWRNSSGLAKSIGTVVLITGAFTLTYYKGPPLPLTPSTSNSSLKLFLQQSNWVIGGLLLLVDCFFASTWLIVQASILKKFPAELILVFFYCFFVAIQSAILCLFVDRNPSSWSLKSHIRLIAVLYSGIFGSTFQVGISTWCLHQTGPVFVAMFKPLGIVIAAAVGVIFAGDTLYLGSFIGGAVIVIGFYTVMWGKAKEEYVDTGVRSYDSQKSPLLQIDTEET; translated from the exons ATGATGGGTAAGATTGATGTTGCAGTAGTTGTGGGAATGGTGATGGCAGAGTGTGCTCAAGTTGGTTTAATGATAGCAGGAAAAGCCGCCATGTCTGATGGAATGACcagttttgtctttgttttttaCTCCAACGCACTTGCCTCTCTCATtctccttccttcttccttTCTCTTCCACAG ATCACAGCTACGTCCTCACCTTACTTTATCCCTCCTCGGCGGCTTCTTCCTGCTCGGCTTTCTTGG GATGGAAAAATTAGATTGGAGAAACTCCAGCGGCCTAGCTAAATCAATTGGGACAGTAGTGTTAATTACAGGGGCATTTACCCTGACTTACTACAAGGGGCCGCCACTCCCGTTGACTCCCTCAACCTCAaactcttcccttaaacttttCTTGCAACAATCAAACTGGGTTATTGGAGGATTGCTCCTTCTTGTTGATTGTTTTTTTGCTTCAACATGGCTCATCGTACAG GCATCAATCTTGAAGAAATTCCCGGCTGAGCTGATTCTTGTCTTTTTTTACTGCTTCTTTGTGGCCATTCAATCTGCAATACTCTGTTTGTTTGTTGATAGAAACCCTAGTTCTTGGAGCTTAAAAAGTCATATAAGATTGATTGCTGTCCTATACTCG GGTATTTTTGGTTCTACATTCCAAGTTGGCATCTCTACCTGGTGCCTCCACCAGACTGGGCCTGTATTTGTTGCTATGTTCAAGCCCCTAGGTATTGTGATTGCAGCTGCTGTGGGTGTCATTTTCGCAGGAGATACTTTATATCTTGGAAG TTTTATTGGAGGAGCTGTAATTGTCATTGGTTTTTATACCGTGATGTGGGGAAAAGCCAAAGAAGAATATGTGGATACTGGTGTAAGAAGCTATGACTCCCAAAAGTCTCCTCTGTTGCAAATTGATACTGAAGAGACGTGA
- the LOC123215426 gene encoding WAT1-related protein At3g28050-like isoform X2: MWSPSVTQVMVTLEVLDVGLNTVTKAAMSGGLSHFVLVVYSNILAIFFLLPCSFIFYRKSSRPQLTRHIVYRIFILGLVSCCGQMFNYIGIEYSSPTLASAMIDLTPGFTFLLAVISRMENLDLRVQSSQAKSIGTLVLITGALIVTLYKGLPITVVPSTKKLLKGFILSSQSHWALGGFFLAVHSVVLALYYIIQAWIIRDYPAELMVTLICCIFVTILSATVSLVAEKDANAWKLGPNIDLMAIGYSAAFAVSLRSALHTWAIKKKGPVYVSMFKPLGMVIAIVSGVTLLGDTLYLGSLVGAATIALGFYAVIWGQAQEKLRVDDNGIGSFKSSSQKVPLLQNMTCKYRTFA; the protein is encoded by the exons ATGTGGAGTCCAAGTGTAACACAAGTTATGGTGACGTTAGAGGTTCTGGATGTGGGTTTAAACACAGTAACTAAGGCAGCCATGAGCGGTGGCCTGAGTCACTTTGTCCTTGTTGTCTACTCTAATATCCTTGCCATCTTCTTCCTACTTCCTTGTTCCTTCATCTTCTATAG AAAAAGTAGTCGTCCCCAGCTTACGCGGCACATAGTCTATAGAATCTTCATCCTCGGCCTGGTCAG TTGCTGCGGGCAGATGTTTAATTATATTGGGATAGAGTATAGCTCTCCGACTTTGGCCTCAGCTATGATCGATTTAACACCTGGCTTTACCTTCTTACTTGCAGTAATCTCCAg GATGGAAAACCTGGACTTAAGAGTTCAAAGCAGTCAAGCCAAGTCCATTGGAACCTTGGTATTAATTACAGGGGCGCTAATTGTGACTCTATACAAAGGTTTGCCCATTACAGTTGTTCCATCAACAAAAAAGTTACTTAAGGGATTTATTCTGTCGTCTCAATCACATTGGGCTCTGGGAGGCTTTTTTCTAGCTGTTCACAGTGTTGTTCTGGCATTGTATTACATTATCCAG GCATGGATTATTAGGGACTACCCTGCAGAGCTTATGGTGACACTTATTTGCTGCATCTTTGTGACCATTCTGTCTGCTACAGTCTCCCTGGTAGCAGAGAAAGATGCAAACGCTTGGAAACTGGGGCCTAACATCGATTTGATGGCAATTGGGTATTCG GCAGCTTTTGCGGTATCACTTCGATCTGCACTTCATACATGGGCAATAAAGAAGAAGGGGCCTGTCTATGTTTCCATGTTTAAGCCACTCGGAATGGTCATTGCGATTGTCTCTGGGGTTACATTACTGGGGGATACCCTTTATCTTGGCAG TTTGGTTGGAGCAGCCACTATAGCTCTTGGCTTTTATGCTGTGATCTGGGGTCAAGCACAAGAGAAGCTGAGGGTGGATGACAATGGAATTGGTAGCTTCAAGTCATCCTCTCAGAAAGTTCCTCTTCTGCAAAATATGACATGCAAATATAGAACTTTTGCATGA